The DNA sequence cacattttccattgtatcttcgctcctattagtcgcagcgtgatgttatatagcctatagccttccttgataaatggtctattcaacacaaagaatttttcaattcgaaccagatGTTCCTGAGCTTTgagcgtacaaacaaacaaactcttcagctttatatattattataagattataAGATAAGATATGTACCGCTGTATAAAGATACATCaggtaaataaaagaaaataaaatacaatatattaaaaatatatttcatatcaACACACAATtcatagatttttaataaataaatgctcaataggaatgtttacaataaatatagttataGCTTATAAACTTACAAGGCAGACTCGGTATTGTGCGAGGGAGATAGCAATCTACATATCATTGTATTGGCATCTCTCTTGGACAAATACAGGTAGTCTTAGTTGAGTTTTAAAGTAAGCTAAGAATGGACGGacacaaattacaattataacttaatattagtagaaaattgtatagaaatacattatttatgatatttttgtattttttgttagttaaaaATTGTTAACCTTTCGTTTTTAAACTTAATGGTATTGTAATTAGCCATATCGGTCtttcatttaaatctttttttccaGTATTAAATTTCACCCTTGTATCGCGGGTTGTATCacaaattaaagttataaggctgtcaaagttcaaataaaattgttcatacACAAAATTACAACcaaatgttgaataaataagtttaatagtAGTCTGGGACGGGCGCGCAGGCGATTTTAACGAAGTCTTCATAGCGAACAGTACCGGAGTTCGTCACATTAGCTTCCCGAAAGATGTTATCAACctataaataggtaaataaactgcattattatcttattttaacaaaaacaaacgactcccgcagaaggaatttaatctttgtgtcttgtgttgtcacaaacattcaagccacatgcataagaaatccagactcaggacaagcattcgtggatcacacaaacgcttgtcctacgcagggatcgaacccgcactTATTAAAATGATGgtatgtatggtagtgggggctagtaacatcacttgctagtaaaaagcgtactggtaagtgacgtcaaactcttttttaaacagttgtttttgtcaaataccctatttggatttcttacggaaccctagtATCGCGATTTTTACTCGTACTTGTAATAGTAATAGGCAAGTATCAGAACTTTCTTTAAGAACCGAAATCATCCCTCCccctattttattgtttgaatatCAAAATAGGTCACTACACACCTCTCTGGCGGATAGGCCTTCTCCCCAGTTCTGCAGAAGGTTCCGCAGCTGTCTTGCTGGTATAACACCATTCTTCTCCACATCACCAGCCTTGAAAGCATTGACGACCTGAAGAAGAAAAcaagtcattattattttcgaaaCTTTGAATACGAAAACTTATGTTTAAAATCATACTAAACTTATATGTGTGATGATTTGTAAGTATATATGAATGTTTCTTACCCTTTTAcataaaactactgaatggattttaatgCAAGTTTACTCCTACACCATCCTTCTCCATGTCCTTAATCATTGTTAGATCACTTgaactagtcaggcgatcctGATAAATATGTGTGAGTTAACCATTTCATATATTAAGTATTAATCATTTCACAAAAGTTCAAAAAAATCCGGTTACTGTCtgggtattttaaatttattcatcatcattatctgaGCCTATAGCTGtcaactgctggacataggcctctccatacatTTTCcagttcattgccacctgcgtCCAAAGAGACCCAGCGGCTTCCACCAGGTTGTTGGTTCAATTTATTAATACCCAGTAAATATTGatgtcgagtctggatgagacTGGCACAGGACCATAGAAATTGGCatgagaaaggggaggcctatgcccagcagtgggaggataaaggctgtggatgacgATGATGAAATATCGatgttatatgaaaatatattatttgtaacaaacCTCATTAGGCAGGTTTTCAGCTCTGGAATGAATATGCATCACCTCCAAGAAGTCGGCAAATGACATCTTACCACCTTTGCCTTTTAaatatcctgaaaatttcatgatttatatgtaaatataatgaatcaagtgttaaacataatttacacaCATAAGACACATTAACAACATTAGCTTAATTTATTCATAGTCCATCCATATTCTTATACTCTCTtggtttactttaaataaaggtaaacaatcttggcgtgtatttttatacaaatgcatattaaatagataaacaaCTGATTTATTTTACTGGATTATTTGATAGGGTAATCTTTATTCTTGTTGTTAGTTGCATTTAACTGAGATTTTAGATATAATGCCACACCATGCTTTAttacctatataaaaaaaaaaccatttattcaaaataggctacaaagtagcacttattgaatgtcaaaatatacagacagctccccAAATCGCCCACCCTTCAGTACATAAGTTTAAGTACATAAACCAATTAATGTGGTTGGGTTTTCACTTTCTtggaataatataaatgataattactTTTCTAGTACCACACTTTTGTGatgttatttaatacttttttcttcttatttagAAACTACCTTTATCTTTTTCcttgtttcttaataattaaaataaaaaagcaggtatgattttatgtaaaattttgaatacCTGCCAACTCCTGTATGGTAGGGCTCATGCCAAGCGACCTCATCACCACAGTCAGCTCATCCAAGGATGTAATTTGACCAGATCGAGCAAAAAGGTAGAAACATTCACGAAACTCTGAAATTGTTTAAAGTTAAACATATTGTTAGTGTTATTATTTACTGCGTGAGACTTGttctaataaattttaagttatttaggtACTTGAAGTTAAAGATTGAATTTCTATATGGAATACAAGACTAGTTAATCTAAATTTGGTAAATTTTACAACGATAGCTTTCGAAACAATTTTTCTGGGACGGGATAcagttattgtaattaaattagcaTATTGTTCGTTTTAGTCACTTTAAGATTGAAAACAGGCTTATATGATTAATACAGGACGTTTTGGAGGTAAATCACGAAGATTatctttgaaaatattgtttaatctTATCTGGATCGAAACATACCATCAATGTCCTGTTCTTTGAAATAACGAGCCTGCAACAAAAGAATTACGTTTGAATAAAACGTTTATCCAAGTTAATGTACGGGAGTGATAAATACATACcatttttataaagttctgtACGATTACAactatttataaagtaataataaactttacgaATACAGCAACAAACTTCTGCTTTTTTTTAACAGTCTGACAAGTTGTCAGAAGCCAATGCTGCGAACCGATCAACTGTTTAGGTGCGGTCCACCtcgaaaaaatactttaccgGTTTTCCAAAATTACGGTTTGACCTAAGAGTAGTTAttgagtttaattaatttaaattgaatttttactatttcgtttaaataaatcaaaggtgtaaataaacaaaaaataaaaatcgaattagaTTCAAAAGACAAGTGATCCAAtcatggaaaatattaaaacaaaaatgatccaACATGGGCGACCAATCAGCTGACACAATTGAAGACATATTTTTCCATGGTGTAATTATCTAAATTACGtgaattattacataaaacttattaatacaACGTTTTAAGTGATCAAACTGTTATTAAAGTGATTATATGACCAACATCTGTTATGGATATCAAGAATTATATTGCGTGAGTATGGTCTTGACTTTCGTAAGACTTCGAATATAATTACCATATATgcttttttacctttaaaagaTAAGATAAGGCAACATTGTATGTTCTAATGCCGTTATCGACgtatataatttgatttaatgaattaaaatcatggtataataacattattttctaatatttgtcTTTTGCTAATGTCCTATAACCAATCTATTACGTATTTCTGCAGAAGGGATGTTCTTTCGTAATTTACAACGATATACGCAAGAAACATCACTATTGCCCTTATAATTCTAACATATTACTGAAACGAATCGATCATGTGGACTTAAGTCTATTTTTATCGTAATTTCATGGTCAATTTTGTGATTGtaggaaaaaatataagaagGCCATGTATTCGTGattttgtacgtattttttgtttttttttaacaaataatcattaattaatattctttgaaTATCAATTGTGTGATTCCTAGACTCTAATAAccttttaaacgtttttttttactcactGCGTTCTAGACAAAAAAGGGTTCTCAAGGTTTTATTCATCAACTTGAAGAAAACTAAAAACCTTAGTATATTTATGttaagaacaaataaataaataaaactaaattctaaaaagtaatttttatatttatagtctATAATCTAATTGGCCCACTTAAAGCAAAGTTTTTCTAACACAAGACAGGATTGTAGTTAACTCTTGATCACTTGGCAtctatagtaataaaatataagtgtgTATAAAGACCTTTATCTAACAGACTTTTACACCTAAAtctcttaattaataataaaattcgatCTAACTATATCTTGAACtctaaaaaaagatattaactCTAAACTCTTTTTGCcgcgaccccaacatagttgggaaaaggctatgcCGATGATGACTTCTTTTCCCGCGACAACCTATACCAATAGCATCGAAAATCTAGCTTcgtgatttaatattttggtctgagtgtctttgtgcatgtgacttgaatgtttgtgaaaccccccgcgacacaaagatttaattctttaatgtagttaacgtattttttaatagtgtCACAAAATCTACACCTGTACAAAGAAAATAGTGATAATTTAACATTGTAGAGTCAATTCAACTCATAGTTGCGCGGCGCGTCATGTGTGTGTAACTCTTGTAACTACACAGTGACGTTGTGTACTGACACAGCTTCCATTTGTGTGTCACCGTCACACACATTAAAGCTTCCATAATAAACTgtcgctgtcaatcgcacgcacacatagagCCGCGAGCAAAGATGAGTTGAACTATCTGTAACACTGTTGCCAACTTGGATTTGAACCTGCGACCTTGGATTCAGGTCATTGAACTTTATTAACACATCGTGATGAATGCCATTCGCGTCGTAaattttttgtttcgtttttgaATGTAGCATAAAAAGTTGaacagattttttgtttgaaggtgatattattttaatctgttaGCCTGATTTCGATATCCTTTTGGTTTGAATAGTCCAGGTTAAAGAtaagatttgaatattttgacatcATTTTACTAGCCTAGAGAGAGACCCCAACTACTTCTCCCGAATCTGTATTTTTAGTTGGCTTCAGAAATAGACGGTACATTTTTCTAATGTTTGTCAGGtagtttatgaataataatgtaggtatacttatttattttttcgtctcgcaaattaacatttatcaaattacaGTCAATGGGtgtcatctatacttctatactaatatataaagctgaagagtttgtttgtttgttcgaacgcgctaatctcaggaactactggtccaaattgaaaaattctttttgtgttgaatagaccattcatcgaagaaggctttaggctataaaccatcacgctgcgactaataggagcgaacatactaaggaaattgtgaaaaaatagggcaggtataaatcataacttatatcttctacccacggggacgaagtcgcgggcaacagctagttacaaatctgagggcacggcagtgcccctgccaagtctcgagcaaaacgggcacggccgtaccatcttttctcgaagcgattcgcggctgtttcgccccccctgtatcttcgacatggacaaagctaggagtttagcttttcggggaataatagtaggcattagaacaagcttaagttcgaaattacatgccaattgaattaatggtttaggagttacggtcgatcaaagttacaccattttgtcactcactgactcactgactcactgacagatcatcaaaaatctaaggtacttctagcagacttagaaacttcaaattttgcaccaagataggtccttagccacatataaaggaaaaattataaaaacattaaaaaataatatgccatagaaaacaattttatatttgcggtttggcaagaacattatgtatggattttgactgcattgttaactttgttcgttgtttaagtacctattcaattggatgaatacatacatagaatagaaaagaataatataaatgtaatacacagactatcattaatacaaattaatacataaaattcataattcattaaattaataaagctaaaactccattgtattgcgataaatattgtatgcgcgctcgatagatggcgttgtacgtgtctgaatcgcgctatggtttcgttacaaagcgcagtctaagtagtacttcagaataattcgataattttcatttgatagcgccacctgtctatgaaaaaccatttcgaaactaaaaaatattgtagtgataattgatattcggagaactttacgtgttatttagtttagtttagctatagtttgtaagttagtagatatatatatgcatatatatataagtttaagcttgtttacattagaagtaacgaagtctcagagaagaaacaaaagagatagagatagagaatgggttctaagcaaagcagtagctgaagtcctagaaattatgacacctaaaaaaaaagaaagaaatacacttacaaaaaataaatgagatcccaccaaaaacattaaatgtaaaaaaatgccaagtctctcgatgcagtctttccatcgtaaaaagttttgagatctcatagaagccaagtcctattcaaaatattttgtagttataaatcaacatttagtaattgtatcaatagttttctttatattataattatagtgacttggcaatgagcacaaattaaaagctgcttgatgcctggaattatgtgcaaatgttactgacgagaccagtgatcagattatttgttatgtgtgaatcatgatggtcactaccgactacatgctccaatacaataattaagaataccttacgggccatcgctttatgaaagtaaatgaatcgagagtacactaagactgactgccgttgccgaaattcggttgggacgacacggataaaccaaaagtaaattaattttgtgatattaatgtttacgcatgcggtgtgtgtaactttcaactcctacaaatatgccgttttatttgtttcttcttgtgctcattgccaagtcactataattataatataaagaaaactattgatacaattactaaatgttgatttataactacaaaatattttgaataggacttggcttctatgagatctcaaaactttttacgatggaaagactgcatcgagagacttggcatttttttacatttaatgtttttggtgggataaatTGTTTAGGGCTCCCGCACACGGGCCACCTGTCACAACCACAAAACGCCGATACAGGCATATTTCCTGTGGCCCGTGTGCGAACCTTAATCTTTTCTACACAACTTCCCTCTCATCAACATTTTAACACACGGAagctttgatatattttatttctaaaacgcagGCAACATGCGAAAAGTTGTgtgcaagtcacatgcacaaagtcacccagactcaggacaagcattcgtggatcacacaaatgcctgttctacgcggggatcgaactcgacaCGTCGCCTACAGTAGGTTTGACGTGACCTATACggctcggttatccgtgcagtccaaatgcattatttttatttttttctaagacaCCTCTCGCGAACGgagaaggaaaacatcgtgagggaACCTGGactccaaatattggaatctgaaatcgcccgcagtgagctagcgtgctgatcaatgctcaaaccttccctataagGAAGAAATCTATGAGCTCAGCTGTGGAATATTTATACTcttgcattattattatttatacactagctgttgcccgcgactccgtctgcgtggacttcagtttacagcgttcggtggtccccgtttccatgggaatacatccccttagtgatcttatagcttttacacaccttttcaattttccctcggggactattttaaaaaaatggggATATAAAGTAGCCTATGTTGTTTTCCATGTCAATgtctatatgcatgccaaatttcatccaaatccgttcagccatttttgcgtgattgagtaacaaacatcgaAACATCCccacattcacatttataatattagtaaggatttatgtacataattatagatgatGAATGTATTTCAATTATCATGTAAATATTTCCGTTTATCTCATTATGCGTTTTGCAATAAAGTGTTATGCTAGCAACGACCATATAATGTTGCTATGTAAACAAATACGTGTGGGTTTGTGTGttcatacaaacatacattaatGTGTTTAAATAGAGTGCTTAACGCTCTTTAAAGGTCTGTCTACAAAATGCGAAACTTGGCTCTTATTGGTCGACTATGATCCCGTTCAATGCGTAACAAATAgcgtaaaaaaaatctgtttagtcgaAAGACagatctacaaaaaatattgggtaTGTATTTTGTctttactcaatatttttattgcactccatatgtaGAAAAGGTGTATATGGTAACACCTTTTCTACATATGGAGTGTGCATATGGGCACAATGGACCCTGTAGGGAACGGCAATGTAGAAGAGTCTTTTAACTcgttaacaattaattaagggggtacagtgaaataaaatctcttgtgacgtcacataccagtacgctttttactagcccCTACTACCATACGGACAcgagtttcttaaaaaaaaaacgagcaacgcattaagtaatttaatccttatgtcttgtgtttcacaaacattcaagtcacattcacaaagacacccagattcaggccaagcattcgtggatcacacaaactcaaccactcggctaaacGTGTGCTAGTGATCCCTCTGTTGAGAATAGGTCCCTCTCTATATTATAAGTACAAGTGCTTACCGTAGAGGGTCATCACACCcgctataatattattttcggaGTAACTGTTAGGCCTCCTGAACATGtctattattagtttatttacacACAGTTTATCTTATCAATGTTTTAGAAGAAATATTCGCAGACATAATACATCGTAGACCACAGCAagataaaaacctttaaaaatgttttgcaagcCACTTTTCGTTGGTCATTTTTAagtgatgcaacggtttactcacgcgtatttatcgggattgcccgactagtttcatacccaaccggagtccttcatcATAATCATCAGTCCATGATTAAGGGCTCCGTTTGGGTCCGTAATTAGTCGGAccatcctgataaatacgcgtgaaaaTGTTATATCCTCCTGTACAGTCTTGGGTAATTTGCTGTTTCTCAATAATAAAAACCGCTATTTAGTAATCTATCTTTAAATAAAgggattttgatttattttcctcCATGCGCGATATCTCAAACAATTGCCAGactgttggggtcggctaccagtcaaatcggtttcagctaagtaccactgttttacaaggagcgactgcctatctgacctcctcaacccagttacctgggcaacacaataccccttggtaagactggctgtcagacttttcaagcttctgattacctgtgacgactgtcaaagatgtaggaataacagcagggacccacaatttaacgtgccttccgaaacacggaggaactcgttatgacaaagatggtcacccatctacggaccaaccgcgtcaagcatagcttaacctgtgaccgaatcacttatgcggttatagcttagccacgagtttcTCCTCCTCCAATTGCCAGACTAATACGTTCATATAATAACTAAtaagaaaacacaatttatttttgtttctctcTTTCCAGGATCTGTGACCTGCCTGCCTACCTCTAAACGAAACATGGAAGAACCTATACAAaggaaaaatcaaaataaagacacacaaaataacttaaaaagaaaataagcaaTAATCAAATCTAAAATAGCTAAAGAGATCTAGTCTCAAACGAAAatagtgaaattaaaataaaaagaatataaaatatttatttttgttattaaaagttattgaataaattcCATTTAACTGTATTATatgataatacattttatttaaagtgtagTTACCAAAGAAGTGAAATAGTTGTAAGATGTTGCAGTAGTTGGGTTGTTTGCCTGCTTAAAGCCGGTGCTAGTTCGGTGTCATGGCCGCGACCATGGTTGAAACGCCTCCGCCGCAGTTGATCACTACGATAGAATGGGGTATGATGGATAAAAGCAAGTTTTTTCCGTTATACACGCTTAGTAGTTTTACTGGtgagttgatttttatttatattagttactagctct is a window from the Trichoplusia ni isolate ovarian cell line Hi5 chromosome 3, tn1, whole genome shotgun sequence genome containing:
- the LOC113509059 gene encoding calmodulin-like protein 4, yielding MARYFKEQDIDEFRECFYLFARSGQITSLDELTVVMRSLGMSPTIQELAGYLKGKGGKMSFADFLEVMHIHSRAENLPNEVVNAFKAGDVEKNGVIPARQLRNLLQNWGEGLSAREVDNIFREANVTNSGTVRYEDFVKIACAPVPDYY